One Candidatus Binatus sp. genomic region harbors:
- a CDS encoding Flp family type IVb pilin: MDALSKFIVRIREYQRGQTMAEYALILAAVAVVVFAGYELLGTNIKSALNSVDSQL, from the coding sequence ATGGATGCGCTCAGCAAGTTTATCGTTCGGATCCGGGAGTATCAGCGCGGTCAGACGATGGCGGAATACGCGTTGATCCTCGCCGCAGTCGCAGTCGTGGTGTTCGCCGGCTACGAGCTCTTGGGTACGAACATCAAGAGCGCGCTGAACTCAGTGGACAGCCAACTTTAG